The following are from one region of the Methyloversatilis discipulorum genome:
- a CDS encoding PAS domain S-box protein, with amino-acid sequence MFALWAPGALFLIDHPWAAQGGWLVWCVACGVWLVRTVPMLPPAEPLPAPADDTSELLHELPMPACICSLPDGGMRVLNAALASMANESADALQGRSIVEFCQTAEDRSRVVEVLAQGRGTDDVELPLRRRDGSVRWVSAATRPVSHQGQPALLVICHDITGHKQAERSLAASEERFRVLLGALSEAVVLYDAQARVLTSNRSAESCAWLDAAHAGLPGGGDEFTLCDEQGRSLARDMHPVIRSLADGLPARDVVIGAESASGQMRWLTVNTQPLFHAGSKRPYAVVASYSDLTARIRAERALRASEQRYALALRGMNEGLAEWITGSDRMYVSPRLSQIMGYDAGGRRMRVREFVAGIHPHDRKAWSAMVASHLKGRSDHFQQELRMRHADGGYRWFLLRGVAQRDASGRSSRVVGTVADITLRKRLEEVDVAERELLSLIAAAMPLSEVMSRFARLVSGLLNEDSICAVLTLTPGTAAVVDVVGANLPPALADWLRRGPAGADHDGRLLETLAGRRPLLCEDVQASPDLEGCRALFAAEGVRALWALPLAAQDGAVLGGLIILHPQAWRPGRADENVIERLVDIAQLALERARAERQVRELNESLERRVAERTTLLEQANSELEAFSYSVSHDLRSPLRAINGFAHLLAEHAGAVLDDEGRDMLERIQRGASRMGLLIDDILHFSRVSRVDMAHSEINLDTLAANVVADLAEQYPAASVELSPLGHASGDQSMLRQVFVNLIGNALKFSSRSPQPRVEVFVENRRGIPAICVRDNGVGFDPAYADRLFGVFQRMHGAEEFPGTGVGLAIVKRIVERHGGVIGVEAAPGRGATFRFTLAGFRPFDQADAVPAGEKAKPGAVSRTGT; translated from the coding sequence GTGTTTGCGCTCTGGGCGCCCGGCGCCTTATTCCTGATCGACCACCCGTGGGCGGCGCAGGGCGGCTGGCTGGTCTGGTGCGTGGCCTGCGGCGTCTGGCTGGTGCGTACCGTTCCGATGCTGCCGCCGGCCGAGCCCTTGCCCGCTCCGGCCGACGATACGTCCGAACTGCTGCACGAGTTGCCGATGCCCGCCTGCATCTGCTCGCTGCCCGACGGCGGCATGCGCGTGCTCAATGCGGCGCTCGCCTCGATGGCCAACGAGTCGGCCGATGCACTGCAGGGGCGCAGCATCGTCGAGTTCTGCCAGACTGCCGAGGACAGATCGCGCGTGGTCGAGGTGCTGGCACAGGGACGCGGCACCGACGATGTCGAACTGCCACTGCGCCGTCGTGACGGTTCGGTGCGCTGGGTGTCGGCGGCAACCCGTCCGGTTTCCCATCAGGGGCAGCCGGCATTGCTGGTCATCTGCCACGACATCACCGGACACAAGCAGGCCGAACGTTCGCTCGCCGCCAGCGAGGAGCGCTTCCGCGTGCTGCTCGGCGCGCTGTCGGAGGCGGTCGTGCTCTACGACGCGCAGGCCCGGGTGCTGACGAGCAACCGTTCGGCCGAATCCTGTGCCTGGCTCGACGCGGCTCACGCCGGCCTGCCCGGCGGCGGCGACGAATTCACGCTGTGCGACGAACAGGGGCGGTCGCTGGCGCGCGACATGCATCCGGTCATCCGGTCGCTGGCTGATGGTCTGCCGGCGCGCGACGTGGTGATCGGTGCCGAGAGCGCGTCCGGTCAGATGCGCTGGCTGACCGTCAACACGCAGCCGCTGTTCCACGCCGGCAGCAAGCGGCCGTACGCCGTGGTGGCGTCCTATTCCGATCTCACCGCGCGCATTCGCGCCGAGCGCGCGCTGCGCGCCAGCGAACAGCGCTACGCACTGGCACTGCGCGGCATGAACGAGGGCCTGGCCGAATGGATTACCGGCAGTGACCGCATGTATGTGTCGCCGCGACTGTCGCAGATCATGGGTTACGACGCCGGCGGGCGCCGCATGCGCGTGCGCGAGTTCGTCGCCGGCATCCATCCGCATGACCGCAAGGCCTGGTCGGCCATGGTCGCCAGCCACCTGAAGGGGCGCAGCGACCACTTCCAGCAGGAACTGCGCATGCGCCATGCCGACGGCGGCTATCGCTGGTTCCTGCTGCGCGGCGTCGCGCAGCGCGACGCCAGCGGGCGCAGCAGCCGCGTCGTTGGCACGGTGGCCGACATCACCTTGCGCAAACGGCTGGAAGAGGTCGATGTGGCCGAGCGCGAACTGCTGTCACTGATCGCTGCGGCGATGCCGCTGAGCGAAGTGATGTCGCGCTTTGCACGGCTGGTGTCCGGTCTGCTGAACGAGGATTCGATCTGCGCGGTGCTCACGCTGACGCCTGGCACCGCTGCCGTGGTCGATGTCGTCGGCGCCAATCTGCCGCCTGCGCTGGCCGACTGGCTGCGGCGCGGTCCGGCCGGTGCCGACCATGATGGGCGCCTTCTCGAAACGCTGGCGGGGCGCCGTCCGCTGCTGTGCGAGGATGTTCAGGCGTCGCCCGATCTCGAGGGCTGTCGTGCGCTGTTCGCCGCCGAGGGCGTGCGTGCGCTGTGGGCGCTGCCGCTGGCGGCGCAGGACGGCGCGGTGCTGGGCGGACTGATCATCCTGCACCCGCAGGCCTGGCGGCCCGGGCGGGCGGACGAGAACGTGATCGAACGGCTGGTCGACATTGCCCAGTTGGCGCTCGAGCGGGCGCGCGCCGAGCGCCAGGTGCGCGAACTGAACGAATCGCTGGAGCGCCGCGTGGCCGAGCGCACCACGCTGCTGGAGCAGGCAAACAGCGAACTGGAAGCCTTCTCGTACTCGGTGTCGCACGATCTGCGCAGCCCGCTGCGGGCGATCAACGGCTTCGCGCACCTGCTGGCCGAGCACGCCGGCGCGGTGCTGGACGACGAGGGGCGCGACATGCTGGAGCGCATACAGCGCGGCGCCTCGCGCATGGGTCTGCTGATCGACGACATCCTGCATTTCTCGCGGGTGTCGCGCGTCGACATGGCGCACAGCGAAATCAATCTGGATACGCTGGCGGCCAATGTCGTCGCCGATCTGGCCGAACAGTACCCGGCGGCCAGCGTCGAACTGTCGCCGCTGGGGCATGCCAGCGGCGACCAGTCCATGCTGCGGCAGGTGTTCGTGAACCTGATAGGCAATGCGCTGAAGTTCTCGTCGCGCAGCCCGCAACCGCGGGTCGAGGTGTTCGTCGAGAACCGGCGCGGCATCCCGGCGATCTGCGTGCGCGACAACGGGGTCGGCTTCGATCCGGCCTACGCCGATCGCCTGTTCGGCGTGTTCCAGCGCATGCATGGCGCGGAGGAATTTCCGGGCACCGGGGTGGGGCTGGCCATCGTCAAGCGCATCGTCGAGCGGCACGGCGGCGTCATCGGCGTCGAGGCGGCGCCGGGGCGCGGCGCCACCTTCCGTTTCACGCTGGCAGGCTTCCGTCCGTTCGACCAGGCGGACGCGGTGCCGGCCGGCGAGAAAGCGAAGCCCGGTGCGGTGTCGCGCACCGGAACCTGA
- a CDS encoding phosphoribosylaminoimidazolesuccinocarboxamide synthase — protein sequence MADALFESSIKSLPLIARGKVRDIYAIDDEKMLIVTTDRLSAFDVILPDPIPGKGKVLTAVSNFWFGRLAGVSPNHLTGIAPESVVMADERDQVEGRAIVVRRLKPLPIEAVVRGYLIGSGWGDYSRTGAVCGVQLPHGLRMASKLPSPIFTPATKAAVGDHDENISYAQTEALIGAAMAAKVRDTAIALYSAAADYAKSRGIIIADTKFEFGLDADGNLILIDEALTPDSSRFWPADQYQEGSNPPSFDKQFVRDYLETLDWNKTAPGPRLPADIIQRTGDKYREALTRLIG from the coding sequence ATGGCCGACGCACTGTTCGAATCCAGCATCAAGAGCCTGCCGCTGATCGCCCGCGGCAAGGTCCGTGACATCTACGCGATCGATGACGAGAAGATGCTCATCGTCACCACCGATCGCCTGTCGGCGTTCGACGTCATCCTGCCCGACCCCATCCCGGGCAAGGGCAAGGTGCTGACGGCCGTTTCGAACTTCTGGTTCGGCAGGCTGGCCGGCGTATCGCCCAACCACCTGACCGGCATTGCGCCCGAGTCGGTCGTGATGGCGGATGAACGCGATCAGGTCGAAGGCCGCGCCATCGTCGTGCGGCGGCTCAAGCCGCTGCCGATCGAAGCGGTCGTGCGCGGCTACCTGATCGGATCCGGCTGGGGCGACTACTCACGCACCGGGGCGGTGTGTGGCGTGCAGCTGCCGCATGGCCTGCGCATGGCCTCGAAGCTGCCGTCGCCGATTTTCACGCCAGCCACCAAGGCGGCGGTGGGCGACCACGACGAGAACATCAGCTACGCGCAGACCGAAGCGCTGATCGGTGCCGCCATGGCAGCCAAGGTGCGTGACACTGCGATCGCGCTGTACAGCGCGGCCGCCGACTACGCGAAGAGCCGCGGCATCATCATCGCCGACACCAAGTTCGAATTCGGACTCGACGCTGACGGCAATCTGATCCTGATCGACGAGGCGCTGACGCCGGATTCGTCGCGCTTCTGGCCGGCCGACCAGTACCAGGAAGGCAGCAACCCGCCGTCCTTCGACAAGCAGTTCGTGCGCGACTACCTGGAAACGCTGGACTGGAACAAGACTGCGCCGGGCCCGCGCCTGCCGGCCGACATCATCCAGCGTACCGGCGACAAGTACCGTGAGGCACTGACCCGGCTGATCGGCTGA
- the fba gene encoding class II fructose-bisphosphate aldolase (catalyzes the reversible aldol condensation of dihydroxyacetonephosphate and glyceraldehyde 3-phosphate in the Calvin cycle, glycolysis, and/or gluconeogenesis), whose amino-acid sequence MPLVSMRQLLDHAAENGYGLPAFNVNNLEQVQAVMSAADEVGAPVILQASAGARKYAGESFIKHLIQAAVEAYPHIPLVMHQDHGQSPAICQGAIDLGFGSVMMDGSLKEDGKTPASFDYNVDVTRRVVEMAHKVGVTVEGELGCLGSLETGMAGEEDGHGAEGKLDHSSLLTDPEEAAQFVKATQLDALAIAIGTSHGAYKFTRKPTGDILAISRVKEINKRIPNTHLVMHGSSSVPQELLAIINQYGGKMKETYGVPVEEIQEAIKYGVRKINIDTDIRLAMTGAVRKFLAENPDKFDAREWLKPAREAAKAVCKERYLQFGCEGQGSKIKAIPLDEIARMYASGKLAQTVN is encoded by the coding sequence ATGCCTCTGGTATCCATGCGCCAACTGCTCGACCACGCCGCCGAAAACGGCTACGGCCTGCCGGCATTCAACGTGAACAACCTCGAGCAGGTGCAGGCCGTGATGAGCGCCGCCGACGAAGTCGGCGCTCCGGTCATCCTGCAGGCCAGCGCCGGTGCCCGCAAGTACGCCGGCGAGAGCTTCATCAAGCACCTGATCCAGGCCGCGGTCGAAGCTTATCCGCACATCCCGCTGGTGATGCACCAGGATCACGGCCAGTCGCCGGCGATCTGCCAGGGCGCGATCGATCTGGGCTTCGGCTCGGTCATGATGGACGGCTCGCTGAAGGAAGACGGCAAGACGCCGGCCTCCTTCGACTACAACGTCGACGTCACCCGCCGCGTGGTCGAGATGGCGCACAAGGTCGGTGTTACGGTCGAAGGCGAGCTGGGCTGCCTCGGCTCGCTGGAGACCGGCATGGCCGGCGAGGAAGACGGCCACGGCGCCGAAGGCAAGCTCGACCACTCGTCGCTGCTGACCGACCCGGAAGAAGCCGCCCAGTTCGTCAAGGCCACCCAGCTGGACGCGCTGGCCATCGCCATCGGCACCAGCCACGGCGCCTACAAGTTCACCCGCAAGCCGACCGGCGACATCCTGGCGATCTCGCGCGTCAAGGAGATCAACAAGCGCATTCCGAACACCCACCTGGTAATGCACGGCTCGTCGTCGGTGCCGCAGGAACTGCTGGCCATCATCAACCAGTACGGCGGCAAGATGAAGGAAACCTACGGCGTGCCGGTCGAGGAAATCCAGGAAGCGATCAAGTACGGCGTGCGCAAGATCAACATCGACACCGACATCCGTCTGGCGATGACCGGCGCGGTGCGCAAGTTCCTGGCCGAGAACCCGGACAAGTTCGACGCCCGCGAATGGCTGAAGCCGGCGCGCGAAGCCGCCAAGGCCGTGTGCAAGGAACGCTATCTGCAGTTCGGCTGCGAAGGCCAGGGCAGCAAGATCAAGGCCATCCCGCTCGACGAGATCGCCCGCATGTACGCCAGCGGCAAGCTGGCCCAGACCGTCAACTGA
- the pyk gene encoding pyruvate kinase: MHRFTKIVATLGPASSDLATLTRLVEAGVDVVRLNFSHGKADDHRARVETLHAVCAKVGRTVGIMADLQGPKIRVGKFAGSKVLLKAGQKFVFDIECQLGDADHVGLDYPELVNDVEPGAVLLLDDGRIVMDVKAVTDTQIHCTVRHGGELSNNKGINRQGGGLSAPALTAKDMEDIKIAASLNVDFVAVSFPKSGADMRQARDLLRAAGSNAQLIAKIERVEAIPALEEILEASDGAMVARGDLAVEVGDAAVPAMQKRIIRVSREMNKLVITATQMMESMISSPVPTRAEVSDVANAVLDGTDAVMLSAETASGQYPVETVEAMSRICIEAEKSAEVKLDQEFLQRVFTRIDQSIAMAALFSAFHLKVKAIATLTQSGSTSLWMSRLNSGVPIYALTPEVRTRYKLSMYRGVTPLMIKLDPDADRDRMLLDAEAELLRSGAVKVGDLIVLSFGEPIGVPGGTNTLKIVKVGEYRQLSTVI; encoded by the coding sequence ATGCATCGCTTCACCAAAATCGTCGCCACACTCGGCCCCGCTTCCAGCGACCTGGCCACGCTCACCCGTCTGGTCGAGGCCGGGGTCGATGTCGTGCGGCTCAACTTTTCGCATGGCAAGGCGGACGACCACCGTGCGCGCGTTGAAACGCTGCACGCGGTCTGCGCCAAGGTCGGCCGCACGGTCGGCATCATGGCCGACCTGCAGGGCCCGAAGATCCGCGTCGGCAAGTTCGCCGGCAGCAAGGTGCTGCTGAAGGCCGGACAGAAGTTCGTGTTCGACATCGAGTGCCAGCTGGGTGACGCCGACCATGTCGGCCTCGATTACCCGGAACTGGTGAACGACGTCGAACCGGGCGCCGTACTGCTGCTCGACGATGGCCGCATCGTGATGGACGTGAAGGCGGTCACCGATACGCAGATCCACTGCACGGTGCGCCACGGTGGCGAGCTGTCGAACAACAAGGGCATCAACCGCCAGGGTGGCGGCCTGTCGGCGCCGGCGCTGACCGCGAAGGACATGGAAGACATCAAGATCGCGGCGTCGCTGAATGTCGACTTTGTCGCGGTGAGCTTCCCGAAGAGCGGCGCCGACATGAGGCAGGCGCGCGACCTGTTGCGCGCGGCGGGCTCCAACGCCCAGCTGATCGCCAAGATCGAGCGTGTCGAGGCGATCCCGGCGCTGGAGGAAATCCTCGAAGCGTCGGACGGCGCCATGGTGGCGCGCGGTGACCTCGCGGTCGAAGTGGGTGACGCCGCGGTGCCGGCGATGCAGAAGCGCATCATTCGCGTGTCGCGCGAAATGAACAAGCTGGTCATCACCGCCACGCAGATGATGGAATCGATGATCAGCAGCCCGGTGCCCACGCGTGCCGAGGTGTCGGACGTCGCCAATGCGGTGCTCGACGGCACCGACGCCGTCATGCTGTCGGCCGAAACCGCCTCCGGCCAGTACCCGGTCGAGACGGTCGAGGCGATGAGCCGCATCTGCATCGAGGCCGAGAAGTCGGCCGAGGTGAAGCTGGACCAGGAATTCCTGCAGCGCGTGTTCACCCGCATCGACCAGTCGATCGCGATGGCTGCGCTGTTCTCGGCCTTCCACCTGAAGGTGAAGGCGATCGCCACGCTGACCCAGTCCGGTTCGACTTCGCTGTGGATGTCGCGCCTGAACAGCGGCGTGCCCATTTACGCGCTGACACCGGAAGTGCGCACCCGTTACAAGTTGTCGATGTACCGTGGCGTGACGCCGCTGATGATCAAGCTCGATCCGGACGCCGATCGCGACCGCATGCTGCTCGACGCCGAGGCCGAACTGCTGCGCAGCGGTGCCGTGAAGGTCGGTGACCTCATCGTGCTGTCCTTCGGCGAGCCTATTGGCGTTCCGGGCGGTACCAATACACTGAAAATCGTCAAGGTCGGGGAGTATCGTCAACTCTCCACCGTAATCTGA
- a CDS encoding phosphoglycerate kinase codes for MQFKRLSDLDLKGKRVFIRSDLNVPQDDAGNITEDTRIRASLPAIRAARDAGAAVMVTSHLGRPTEGELKPEDSLAPIARRMSELLGFEVKLVANWTDGVQVAPGEVVLLENCRANKGEKKCDDALSKKLAALCDVWVNDAFGTAHRAEATTFGMGQYAPVACAGPLMASELDALGKALGQPARPLAAIVAGSKVSTKLTLLENLADKVDQLIVGGGIANTFLLAAGKKIGKSLAEADLVDAAKRVMAKTNVPLPEDVVCAKAFAADAEATVKAVDEVADDDMILDIGPKAAAKLAETLRAAGTIVWNGPVGVFEFDAFGHGTETVARAIAESKAYSIAGGGDTLAAIAKYGIADQVSYISTGGGAFLEFLEGKTLPAVDILLKRANG; via the coding sequence ATGCAGTTCAAGCGACTTTCCGATCTCGATCTCAAGGGCAAGCGGGTATTCATCCGCTCCGACCTGAACGTGCCGCAGGACGACGCCGGCAACATCACCGAAGACACGCGCATCCGCGCCTCGCTGCCGGCGATACGCGCCGCCCGCGACGCCGGTGCCGCCGTCATGGTCACCTCCCACCTCGGTCGCCCGACCGAAGGCGAACTGAAGCCCGAAGACTCGCTAGCGCCGATCGCGCGCCGCATGTCCGAACTGCTGGGCTTCGAAGTGAAGCTGGTCGCCAACTGGACAGACGGCGTACAGGTCGCGCCGGGCGAAGTCGTGCTGCTGGAGAACTGTCGTGCCAACAAGGGCGAGAAGAAGTGCGACGACGCGCTGTCGAAGAAGCTCGCCGCGCTGTGCGACGTGTGGGTGAACGACGCCTTCGGCACCGCTCACCGCGCCGAGGCGACCACCTTCGGCATGGGCCAGTACGCGCCGGTCGCCTGCGCCGGTCCGCTGATGGCCAGCGAACTGGACGCTCTGGGCAAGGCGCTGGGCCAGCCGGCCCGCCCGCTGGCGGCCATCGTCGCCGGTTCCAAGGTGTCGACCAAGCTCACGCTGCTCGAAAACCTGGCCGACAAGGTTGATCAGCTCATCGTCGGTGGCGGCATCGCCAACACCTTCCTGCTGGCTGCCGGCAAGAAGATCGGCAAGTCACTGGCCGAAGCCGACCTGGTCGACGCCGCCAAGCGCGTGATGGCCAAGACGAACGTGCCGCTGCCGGAAGATGTCGTATGTGCGAAGGCCTTCGCCGCCGACGCCGAGGCGACCGTCAAGGCGGTCGATGAGGTGGCCGACGACGACATGATCCTGGACATCGGCCCGAAGGCCGCCGCCAAGCTGGCCGAAACGCTGCGGGCTGCCGGCACCATAGTGTGGAACGGCCCGGTCGGCGTGTTCGAGTTCGACGCATTCGGTCACGGCACCGAAACGGTGGCGCGCGCGATTGCCGAATCGAAGGCCTATTCGATCGCCGGAGGTGGCGACACGCTCGCCGCCATCGCAAAATACGGAATTGCCGACCAGGTGAGCTACATCTCGACCGGCGGCGGCGCCTTCCTCGAATTCCTCGAGGGCAAGACGCTGCCGGCAGTCGATATCCTGCTCAAGCGCGCCAACGGCTGA
- the gap gene encoding type I glyceraldehyde-3-phosphate dehydrogenase, which yields MTIKVAINGYGRIGRNVLRAHYEGGKRHDIEIVAINDLGDPKTNAHLTQYDTAHGKFPGTVSVDGDYMVVNGDKIRVLANRNPAELPWGELGVDVVMECTGFFTTKEKASAHLKGGAKKVIISAPGGKDVDATVVYGVNHGVLKASDTVISNASCTTNCLAPLAKPLNDKIGIETGLMTTIHAFTNDQVLTDVYHEDLRRARSATQSMIPTKTGAAAAVGLVLPELNGKLDGFAMRVPTINVSVVDLTFTAKRATTVDEVNAILKAASEGELAGILGYNTLPLVSIDFNHDPRSSVFDSTQTRVSADGKLVKVLSWYDNEWGFSNRMLDTTVALMSAK from the coding sequence ATGACGATCAAGGTTGCGATCAATGGTTACGGGCGTATCGGCCGCAATGTGCTGCGTGCGCACTACGAAGGCGGCAAGCGCCACGACATCGAAATCGTCGCGATCAACGACCTCGGCGACCCGAAGACCAACGCGCACCTGACGCAGTACGACACCGCGCACGGCAAGTTCCCGGGCACGGTCAGCGTCGACGGCGACTACATGGTGGTGAACGGCGACAAGATCCGCGTGCTGGCCAACCGCAACCCGGCCGAGCTGCCGTGGGGCGAGCTGGGCGTCGACGTGGTGATGGAATGCACCGGCTTCTTCACCACCAAGGAAAAGGCCTCTGCCCACCTGAAGGGCGGCGCCAAGAAGGTGATCATTTCCGCCCCGGGCGGCAAGGACGTGGACGCCACCGTCGTCTATGGCGTCAACCACGGCGTGCTGAAGGCCAGCGACACCGTCATCTCGAACGCCAGCTGCACGACCAACTGCCTGGCGCCGCTGGCCAAGCCGCTGAACGACAAGATCGGCATCGAAACCGGCCTGATGACCACCATCCACGCCTTCACCAACGACCAGGTGCTGACCGACGTCTATCACGAGGACCTGCGCCGTGCCCGCAGCGCCACGCAGTCGATGATCCCGACCAAGACCGGCGCCGCCGCCGCGGTCGGCCTGGTGCTGCCGGAGCTGAACGGCAAGCTGGACGGCTTCGCGATGCGCGTGCCGACCATCAATGTGTCGGTGGTCGACCTGACCTTCACCGCCAAGCGCGCCACCACGGTGGATGAAGTGAACGCCATTCTGAAGGCCGCCTCGGAGGGCGAACTGGCCGGCATCCTCGGCTACAACACGCTGCCGCTGGTGAGCATCGACTTCAACCACGATCCGCGTTCGAGCGTGTTCGACTCGACCCAGACCCGCGTGTCGGCCGACGGCAAGCTGGTCAAGGTGCTGTCCTGGTACGACAACGAGTGGGGCTTCTCGAACCGCATGCTGGACACCACCGTCGCGCTGATGAGCGCCAAGTAA